A genome region from Arachis duranensis cultivar V14167 chromosome 6, aradu.V14167.gnm2.J7QH, whole genome shotgun sequence includes the following:
- the LOC107495853 gene encoding homeotic protein knotted-1 (The sequence of the model RefSeq protein was modified relative to this genomic sequence to represent the inferred CDS: added 48 bases not found in genome assembly) encodes MEMEEYPNNNNNNLRQEKRGANAIRPSFLYSSTTNTASLHNHHHHHHQVPINTFNLQSSDHHHQQCFESDDNHQVLVVKTEAISTTPHHHYPLLRGNNNNMHHPHHSQQHHHHHQQGRNYNQTSNNGGGEVDAIKAKIIAHPHYSNLLEAYMDCQKVGAPPEVVARLVAARQEFEARQRSSVSSRESSNKDPELDQFMEAYYDMLVKYREELTRPIEEAMDFMRRIETQLNMLCNGPVRIFQDEKCEGEGGGSSEEEQEGDTEVAEIDPRAEDRELKNHLLRKYSGYLSSLKQELSKKKKKGKLPKDARQKLLNWWELHYKWPYPSESEKVALAESTGLDQKQINNWFINQRKRHWKPSEDMQFMVMDGLHAHQKQTLYMDPHYLPDPHYRLAP; translated from the exons ATGGAGATGGAGGAAtaccctaataataataataataacttgagGCAAGAAAAGAGAGGTGCAAATGCAATAAGGCCAAGTTTCTTGTACTCATCAACTACTAATACTGCttctcttcataatcatcatcatcatcaccaccaAGTTCCAATCAACACCTTTAATCTTCAATCTTcagatcatcatcatcaacaatgTTTTGAATCTGATGATAATCATCAAGTTCTTGTTGTGAAGACTGAAGCAATTAGCACCACCCCACATCATCACTATCCTTTGTTGAGgggaaacaataataatatgcaTCATCCCCACCATAGCCAGcaacaccatcatcatcatcaacaaggACGGAATTACAACCAAACCTCCAATAATGGTGGTGGTGAAGTTGATGCCATCAAAGCCAAAATCATTGCTCATCCTCACTACTCTAATCTCTTAGAAGCTTACATGGATTGCCAAAAG GTCGGAGCTCCGCCGGAAGTGGTGGCGCGACTGGTGGCGGCGAGGCAGGAATTTGAGGCACGGCAACGATCTTCAGTTAGCTCAAGGGAAAGTTCCAATAAGGACCCAGAACTTGACCAATTCATG gaaGCTTACTATGACATGCTTGTGAAGTATAGAGAGGAATTAACAAGGCCTATAGAAGAGGCTATGGATTTCATGAGAAGAATAGAAACACAGCTAAATATGCTTTGCAATGGACCCGTTAGGATCTTCCAAG AGGGAGATACAGAAGTAGCAGAGATTGATCCAAGAGCTGAAGACCGTGAACTGAAGAACCATTTGCTTAGAAAATATAGTGGTTACTTGAGTAGCCTTAAGCAAGAACTctccaagaagaagaagaaaggaaaactCCCTAAGGATGCTAGGCAGAAGCTCCTTAACTGGTGGGAACTTCATTACAAATGGCCTTATCCTTCG GAATCAGAGAAGGTGGCACTAGCAGAATCAACAGGTTTGGACCAAAAGCAAATTAACAACTGGTTCATAAATCAAAGGAAGAGGCACTGGAAACCCTCTGAAGACATGCAGTTCATGGTGATGGATGGCCTTCATGCTCATCAGAAACAAACCCTCTATATGGATCCTCATTACTTGCCTGATCCTCACTACCGTCTAGCTCCATGA